One Leucoraja erinacea ecotype New England unplaced genomic scaffold, Leri_hhj_1 Leri_198S, whole genome shotgun sequence genomic window carries:
- the LOC129716268 gene encoding LOW QUALITY PROTEIN: melanoma-associated antigen E1-like (The sequence of the model RefSeq protein was modified relative to this genomic sequence to represent the inferred CDS: deleted 1 base in 1 codon), which produces MSAKPPAYLKRAHRKGKVLRTDMISSPLGDFRHTIHIGSGGADDIFGDLSFLRGKLHLLPGPHRANAAALARSSSLHGAIQTGDPLPSSMARRTSSLMGARRLEDPSLAQRPASGLQGACRLEDSPAELKGAISLPAMGPKKTASDAPGTRDGIQPSPWSWPLFQHWLQSQHWPLFQHWLQSQHWPLFQHWLQSQHGSSPNIGSSSNIGSSSNIGPSPNIGPNIGSSPNIGPSSNIGPCSNIGPSSNIGSSPNIGPSSNIGPSPNIGPCSNIGPSSNTGPSSDTRPNPRVPVSGPCPAPVLASSPVPCPGPAEAFLPHAVSMLSLQLDLGPSILDDILLVMDGTGPAPSRRRPGGWGERDGPLSDP; this is translated from the exons ATGTCGGCCAAGCCCCCAGCCTACCTGAAGCGGGCCCACCGCAAGGGGAAGGTTTTGCGCACGGATATGATCAGCTCGCCGCTGGGAGATTTCCGCCACACCATCCACATTGGCAGCGGCGGAGCAGACGACATCTTCGGCGACCTCTCGTTCCTCCGCGGCAAGCTGCACCTCCTTCCCGGACCGCACCGCGCCAACGCTGCCGCGCtggcccgctcctccagcctgcatGGGGCGATACAGACCGGGGACCCATTGCCGTCCTCAATGGCTCGGAGGACCTCTAGCCTGATGGGGGCTCGCCGGCTGGAGGACCCCTCGCTGGCGCAGAGACCGGCCTCTGGCCTACAGGGGGCGTGCCGGCTGGAGGATTCCCCGGCGGAGCTGAAGGGCGCCATTTCCCTACCCGCCATGGGCCCCAAGAAAACCGCCTCGGATGCACCTGGAACCCGGGATGGGATCCAACCCAGTCCCTGGTCATGGCCCCTGTTCCAACATTGGCTCCAGTCCCAACATTGGCCCCTGTTCCAACATTGGCTCCAGTCCCAACATTGGCCCCTGTTCCAACATTGGCTCCAATCCCAACAT GGCTCCAGTCCCAACATTGGCTCCAGTTCCAACATTGGCTCCAGTTCCAACATTGGCCCCAGTCCCAACATTGGCCCCAACATTGGGTCCAGTCCCAACATTGGCCCCAGTTCCAACATTGGCCCCTGTTCCAACATTGGCCCCAGTTCCAACATTGGCTCCAGTCCCAACATTGGCCCCAGTTCCAACATTGGCCCCAGTCCCAACATTGGCCCCTGTTCCAACATTGGCCCCAGTTCCAACACTGGTCCCAGCTCCGACACCAGACCCAACCCCCGCGTCCCAGTTTCTGGCCCCTGCCCCGCCCCCGTTCTTGCCTCCAGCCCAGTCCCCTGCCCCGGCCCAGCTGAGGCCTTTCTGCCCCACGCCGTCTCCATGCTGTCCCTCCAGCTGGACCTGGGCCCCTCCATCCTGGACGATATCCTGCTGGTGATGGATGGGACGGGTCCTGCTCCCAGTAGGAGGAggcccggggggtggggggagcgagACGGACCCCTGAGCGACCCctga